A genomic stretch from Erwinia sp. E_sp_B01_1 includes:
- a CDS encoding FMN-dependent NADH-azoreductase — protein MSNVLVLKSSILAGYSQSNQLADHFVEEWKAAHGSDNITVRDLAANPIPVLDGELVGALRPSDATLTPRQQEALDLSNELIAEIQAHDTIVITAPMYNFNIPTQLKNYFDLVARAGVTFRYSENGPEGLITGKKVVVISSRGGIHKDTPSDLLTPYLKLFLGFLGMSDVEFVFAEGIAYGPEVATKAANDAKDVLKQIVAA, from the coding sequence ATGAGCAACGTTTTAGTTCTGAAATCCAGTATTCTTGCCGGTTATTCACAGTCCAACCAGTTGGCCGATCACTTTGTTGAGGAGTGGAAAGCGGCTCACGGTAGCGACAACATTACTGTGCGTGACCTGGCAGCTAACCCGATTCCAGTGCTGGACGGTGAACTGGTAGGCGCACTGCGCCCTTCAGACGCAACCCTGACTCCACGTCAGCAGGAAGCGCTGGATCTCTCTAACGAACTGATTGCTGAAATTCAGGCGCATGACACCATTGTTATTACGGCGCCAATGTACAATTTCAACATTCCTACTCAGCTGAAAAACTATTTTGACCTGGTTGCCCGTGCTGGCGTGACGTTCCGCTACAGCGAAAACGGCCCTGAAGGTCTGATCACCGGTAAAAAAGTAGTGGTAATCTCCAGCCGTGGCGGCATCCATAAAGATACCCCAAGCGATCTGCTGACCCCTTACCTGAAACTGTTCCTTGGTTTCCTGGGTATGTCAGACGTTGAGTTCGTCTTTGCAGAAGGCATCGCTTACGGTCCTGAAGTGGCGACCAAAGCAGCCAATGATGCGAAAGATGTGCTGAAGCAGATCGTTGCTGCATAA
- a CDS encoding aliphatic sulfonate ABC transporter substrate-binding protein, with protein MKAIIRSACAALLLCISAAQAAENITLRIGFLRGPTDLALAKEKGTLEKTLAAHNIKVEWAGPFSAAAPAYEALNAGAIDLTTGSSTAFVTAIAAGLPLRFFAYQAMPENGEGIVVRNESHILSLKDLRGKKVAVNKGGTGEYLLSRALSSAGIPEDAVQKVYLGPSDTGTAFVGGHIDAWAIWDPFLSLAKQSYDARLLVNGKEIESENAAGYFVSDDFARAHPEVLKWVYAVLQQENSWAKTHQPEAGKIWAKQMGQTGEGLAEQLGRVNTVPVTPVDASAIAHIEHIADWYLQQGIIKTKPDITSHVITLTP; from the coding sequence ATGAAAGCCATAATCCGTTCTGCTTGCGCTGCTTTATTGCTCTGCATCAGCGCGGCTCAGGCCGCTGAAAACATCACCCTGCGTATCGGCTTTTTGCGCGGCCCAACCGATCTGGCGCTGGCTAAAGAGAAGGGCACGCTGGAGAAAACGCTGGCAGCGCACAATATCAAAGTGGAGTGGGCAGGGCCGTTTTCCGCTGCCGCACCGGCCTATGAAGCGCTCAATGCCGGAGCGATAGATCTCACTACCGGAAGTTCCACCGCCTTTGTGACCGCCATCGCTGCCGGTTTGCCGTTGCGCTTTTTTGCTTATCAGGCGATGCCTGAGAACGGTGAAGGCATTGTGGTGCGCAATGAGAGCCACATCCTGTCACTGAAGGATTTGCGCGGTAAAAAAGTGGCGGTGAATAAAGGGGGAACCGGCGAATACCTGCTGTCACGAGCGCTCAGCAGCGCGGGTATTCCGGAAGATGCCGTGCAAAAAGTCTATCTTGGCCCCTCTGATACAGGCACCGCGTTTGTTGGCGGGCATATCGATGCCTGGGCAATCTGGGATCCTTTCCTGTCCCTGGCGAAACAGAGCTACGACGCGCGCTTGCTGGTAAATGGTAAAGAGATCGAATCAGAAAATGCAGCGGGATACTTTGTGAGTGACGACTTCGCCCGGGCGCATCCGGAAGTGCTGAAGTGGGTCTACGCGGTATTGCAGCAGGAGAACAGCTGGGCAAAAACTCATCAACCTGAAGCAGGGAAAATCTGGGCAAAACAGATGGGGCAGACAGGAGAAGGGCTGGCTGAGCAGCTGGGCAGGGTGAACACCGTCCCTGTCACGCCAGTGGATGCCAGCGCAATTGCTCATATCGAGCATATCGCTGACTGGTATCTGCAGCAGGGGATCATTAAGACTAAGCCGGATATCACTAGTCACGTTATTACACTGACACCGTAA